The Caulobacter vibrioides sequence AATGGTGACCTTCCCCTGGTCAAGCGATGCGGGCGCGATCCTCGAAGCGCTGAAGAAGTCCTTTGCCATCATTGAATTCGAGCCCGGCGGTAAGATCATCTCCGCCAATCCGCTTTTCTGCCAGATCATGGGTTATGACTGGGCGGAGATCCAAGGAGGCCATCACCGCATATTCACCCCGCCGGACGAGGTCGGCAGCCAAGCCTATCGCGATTTCTGGTCACGCCTCGACTCAGGGCAATTCGATTCCGGCGAGTACAAGCGCATCGCCAAGAATGGGCGGGAGGTCTGGTTGCGGGCGTCCTACACGCCGGTTCTAGGCGCTGGCGGTAAGGTCGTTAAGGTCGTTAAGCTCGCCCTCGACGTCACCGAGGCCAAGGCCAAATCGGCCGAGGACTCCAGCGTGTTGCAGGCCATCTTTCGTTCCCAGGCGGTGATCGAGTTCGACCTCGACGGCACCATCCTCGAAGCCAATGACAACTTCCAAAAGGTGAGCGGCTATAGCCGCGCCGAACTGGTCGGGCGTCATCACCGTATGCTCGCAGAGCCGGTCTATTCAGCCAGTCAGGCCTATGCGGACTTCTGGCGGCGCTTGGGTCAAGGCGAGTTCCTGGCCGACGAGTTCCGCCGAGTAGGCAAAGGCGGGCGTGAGGTGTGGCTCGAAGCCTCCTACAACCCGATCTTCGACGCCAACGGCAGGGTGACGAAAATCATCAAGTTCGCTACCGACCTGACGACGCGCATGTCCAATGTCGCCTTCGTAGGCGCGGCTTTGTCGCAGCTTGCCGAGGGTGATTTGACTGCCCGAATAGAGCAGGCGCTAATGCCCTCACTCGATCAGCTTCGCTTAGATTTCAATGCAGCTGCCGAGGCGCTGCATCTGGCCTTGGACAAGGTTTCCAGTGGGGCGTCGGCTATCCATTCCGGCTCTGCAGATATCGCTCGCACGTCCGATGATCTGTCCCATCGCAGTGAGCAGCAGGCCGCGAGCCTCGAAGAAACTGCAGCCGCCCTCGACGAGATCACAGCAACGGTCAAGCGATCGGCCCAAACCGCCGCGACGACTAACGCTGTTGTGTCGGTGGCGCGAGGCGAAGCCGAACATTCCGGTGAGGTTGTTGCACAGGCGGTTGATGCGATGAACCGGATCGAAAAATCATCGCGAGAGATCAACCAGATCATTGGGGTGATTGACGAGATCGCCTTCCAGACAAACCTTCTGGCTCTGAATGCGGGGGTCGAGGCTGCTCGGGCTGGCGAGGCCGGCCGGGGCTTTGCGGTCGTGGCCCATGAGGTGCGCGCCCTGGCGCAGCGCAGCGCTGACGCCGCCAAAGAAATCAAAATGCTGATCTCCACATCGACCCAGGAAGTGAGCCTAGGCGTCGGACTTGTTGGGCAGACGGGCGAAGCGCTGCGCTCTATCGTTGAAAAAGTGGCGGAGATCGACGCCCTTGTCTCAGAGATCTCGATGGCTGCTCAGGAGCAGTCAATCGGCTTGGTCGAGGTGAACACCGCGATCAATCAGATGGATCAGGTCGTGCAGAAGAACGCTGCCATGGTGGAGGAAGCCACCGCCGCCAGCCATGCCTTGACCGGGGAAGCTCGCGAACTTGCTAATGTCGTCTCGGGCTTCAAGGCCGTGGGGAGGCAACCGATGCAAAGAGCTGGTCAAGTCGACTTTGAGCGACATGCACCGTTCGCCAGGGCCGGTTGAAGGGAGTTCTCCCAACATATGCAACGTCGTGAGCGCCATACTCCCCCTCCAAGTGTGGGGCAGAACTAGGAGGATTTGCGCACACCTCCTCCATGGCCTTAACCGAACGTGGCGCTTCTGAGGGGCAAGCCAACGTCTGCAGATAGCGCAGCCTAGGCGGCAATGGGTGTTCTGGGAGGCCCGAGGTCGCGAACCTGCCCTTGCTACTTCTCGCGCCATCGAGCCAAAAAGGGGGATGGTCGGAGGTTCGATGCGGGCATGACCCAGACACGTTTGAAGGGCGTCGAGCGGCGCGAGCGCTTTCTCGATGCGGCCGCCCAGATTGTCATCGAGCAGGGCGTCGCCGCCGTCACCATGGACGGGGTGGCTGCGCTTACCGGCGTCACCAAGGCCCTGGGCTATCGCTATTTCAAAGACCGAGACGACCTCCTGATCGCGCTGTTCGACCGCGAGACACAGATCTATGTCGAGCGCCTCGCCACCGAGGTTGGTCCCTCCTCGACATTCGAGGAGTGGGTTCGCGGAGCCCTGAAATACTGGTGCCGACGCGCCGATGAGCGCGGCGAGTTGTTTGTCCGTCTCGTCCGTGACTGTGGCCCCCTGGCCGAGCGTGCGCGCGCCAATCGCAAGGCTGACGCCGACGGCTGGGCGCTGGGCCTGCAGAAGGCTTTTGGACTGCCGGCGCGGCAG is a genomic window containing:
- a CDS encoding methyl-accepting chemotaxis protein — its product is MVTFPWSSDAGAILEALKKSFAIIEFEPGGKIISANPLFCQIMGYDWAEIQGGHHRIFTPPDEVGSQAYRDFWSRLDSGQFDSGEYKRIAKNGREVWLRASYTPVLGAGGKVVKVVKLALDVTEAKAKSAEDSSVLQAIFRSQAVIEFDLDGTILEANDNFQKVSGYSRAELVGRHHRMLAEPVYSASQAYADFWRRLGQGEFLADEFRRVGKGGREVWLEASYNPIFDANGRVTKIIKFATDLTTRMSNVAFVGAALSQLAEGDLTARIEQALMPSLDQLRLDFNAAAEALHLALDKVSSGASAIHSGSADIARTSDDLSHRSEQQAASLEETAAALDEITATVKRSAQTAATTNAVVSVARGEAEHSGEVVAQAVDAMNRIEKSSREINQIIGVIDEIAFQTNLLALNAGVEAARAGEAGRGFAVVAHEVRALAQRSADAAKEIKMLISTSTQEVSLGVGLVGQTGEALRSIVEKVAEIDALVSEISMAAQEQSIGLVEVNTAINQMDQVVQKNAAMVEEATAASHALTGEARELANVVSGFKAVGRQPMQRAGQVDFERHAPFARAG
- a CDS encoding TetR/AcrR family transcriptional regulator, whose protein sequence is MTQTRLKGVERRERFLDAAAQIVIEQGVAAVTMDGVAALTGVTKALGYRYFKDRDDLLIALFDRETQIYVERLATEVGPSSTFEEWVRGALKYWCRRADERGELFVRLVRDCGPLAERARANRKADADGWALGLQKAFGLPARQAKQYAWFMVAGTAGALDARDGDDEAMIDAITLAVLAGAKALAKKYGEPRPTKSA